In Flavobacterium sp. GSB-24, the genomic window AAATGGTAAAATTGATATATGGGTAAACAATGCCGGAGTGATGGCCAGCGGAAAATTTGAAGAAATTCCTTTAGAAATTCATCAGCAGGTCATTAAAACCAATTTGTTCGGATACATGCATGGAGCTTATAATGTCATTAAAATTTTTAAGAATCAAGATGAAGGAATTTTAATTAATAACATATCTATTGGTGGATTTATGCCTGCGCCTTATAGCGCTGTGTATTCTGCTTCAAAATTTGGAATAAAAGGTATGATGGAATGTCTCCAAGGTGAAATATCAAACCGTTCAAATATTCACATCTGTAATCTATATCCTCAGTTACAAAATTCAACTGGAAATCTGCATTCAGCAAAATACTCGGGGTTTGATATGAAAATTCCATTTATTGCTTCTGATCCACGTAATACCGCAGCTAAAATGGTAGAACTAGCAAAACATCCTAAAAAAGATATATTTCCCGATTTTCCCGCTGCGGCAATAACAAGCCTTTATCGATTGTTTCCAAAAACTGTGATTAATACAGCATCTGCAGCCGTAAGGCTAAAAATGAAGCTTAACGACACTAAGGAAAATAATCCTGGAAATGTTTTGGAAAACTCTAAAGAACCTCTTCGAGTTCATGGAAAACTTCCGTCAAAAA contains:
- a CDS encoding SDR family NAD(P)-dependent oxidoreductase, whose protein sequence is MTEDIKILENSLKGKNVVITGASSGVGRAAAEAFAKEGCNIVAVARGQKGINEVVDYCRSLNVLCVGVSADMSIAEDVEKVVKEALSINGKIDIWVNNAGVMASGKFEEIPLEIHQQVIKTNLFGYMHGAYNVIKIFKNQDEGILINNISIGGFMPAPYSAVYSASKFGIKGMMECLQGEISNRSNIHICNLYPQLQNSTGNLHSAKYSGFDMKIPFIASDPRNTAAKMVELAKHPKKDIFPDFPAAAITSLYRLFPKTVINTASAAVRLKMKLNDTKENNPGNVLENSKEPLRVHGKLPSKTTHNFGLGLLAGLGMTAALLLVSKKL